The nucleotide window ACCCTCAACCGCCCGAAGGCTCTCAACGCCCTCAACTCCGAGCTGATGAACGAAGTCGTTTCCGTCGTCAAGGAATTCGACGTCGACGAGGCCGTCGGCGCCATCGTCATCACCGGTTCGGAGAAGGCGTTCGCCGCCGGAGCGGACATCAAAGAGATGTCCACCAAGACCTACGCAGAGGTCGCCAACCAGCAGTTCTTCGGCGCCTGGGACGAACTGTCGCGCACCCGCACGCCGATCGTCGCCGCGGTCACCGGCTACGCCCTCGGCGGCGGCTGTGAACTCGCGATGCTCTGCGACTTCATCATCGCCGGCGACAACGCCGTCTTCGGCCAGCCGGAGATCAACCTCGGTGTCATCCCGGGCATCGGTGGCTCGCAGCGCCTCACCCGCGCCGTCGGCAAGGCCAAGGCGATGGACATGATCCTCACCGGCCGCAACATGAAGGTCGACGAGGCCGAGCGTGCGGGTCTCGTCTCGCGTGTCTTCCCCAAGGAAGAAGCCCTCGCCAAGGCCATCGAGGTCGCCGAGGTCATCGCCTCCAAGTCGCTCATCGCCTCGGCCCTGGCCAAGGAGGCCGTCAACCGTGCCTTCGAGTCCGGCCTGACCGAGGGCGTCCGTGCCGAGCGCGGCCTCTTCTACTCGACCTTCGCCACCGACGACCAGACCGAGGGCATGGCCGCCTTCGTCGAGAAGC belongs to Gordonia westfalica and includes:
- a CDS encoding enoyl-CoA hydratase, which produces MTEYQTILVERRGRVGIITLNRPKALNALNSELMNEVVSVVKEFDVDEAVGAIVITGSEKAFAAGADIKEMSTKTYAEVANQQFFGAWDELSRTRTPIVAAVTGYALGGGCELAMLCDFIIAGDNAVFGQPEINLGVIPGIGGSQRLTRAVGKAKAMDMILTGRNMKVDEAERAGLVSRVFPKEEALAKAIEVAEVIASKSLIASALAKEAVNRAFESGLTEGVRAERGLFYSTFATDDQTEGMAAFVEKRDPNFTHR